From Nicotiana tabacum cultivar K326 chromosome 20, ASM71507v2, whole genome shotgun sequence, one genomic window encodes:
- the LOC107824134 gene encoding oligopeptide transporter 2-like, producing the protein MELDMSEKNRTEKEFEEEIPEDEESPIEEVRLTVSNEDDPSLPVWTFRMWFLGILSCGILAFLNTFFSYRTQPLSISMITVQIAALPLGKIMARVLPTRKFKIGSWEFSFNPGPFYMKEHVLISIFANCGSGTAYAVSIVTIIKAFYLRNISFVAGWILVVTTQVLGYGWAGIMRKYVVDPAEMWWPGNMVLVSLFRALHEKDADGKSSRGKFFLVVLACSFTWYIVPGFLFPTLSNISLLCLFYPKSVLAQQIGSGMKGLGILSFTFDWSVVASYLGSPLVCPLFAIINVIVGYVAVVYILIPISYWGFNIYNARTFPLLSSHLFNAQGQTYDITAIVNDKFELDEMAYAKEGRINISTFFALTYGLNFAAVVATLAQVALFNGKETYERFRAINSGKPDIHTRLMKKYADIPSWWFHGMLVLSLALSLVLCIVWEDQVQLPWWGLLFAAAIALIFTLPISIITATTNMTPGLNVITEYIIGLIIPGRPIANVCFKTFGYISMSQAVSFLSDFKLGHYMKIPPRSMFIVQLLGTLIAGTINMSVAWWLLTNIDHICQDQLLPTNSPWTCPGNRVFFDASVIWGLVGPKRMFGSLGNYSAQNWFFLGGAIGPLLVWLLHKAFPSQSWIKLINIPVLLGATAAMPPATPLNFNSWIFFGILFNFFIFRYRKKWWQKYNYVLSAALDAGLAFMGVFIYFCLGDVKFSWWGTGGEYCDLATCPTTKGIVVEGCPLR; encoded by the exons ATGGAGTTGGACATGTCAGAGAAAAACAGAACAGAAaaggaatttgaagaagaaattccTGAAGATGAAGAATCCCCGATAGAAGAAGTCAG GTTGACAGTATCAAATGAGGACGACCCTAGTCTACCGGTATGGACATTTCGGATGTGGTTCCTCGGAATCCTGTCGTGTGGAATTCTGGCATTTCTCAACACTTTCTTCAGTTATCGGACACAGCCACTTAGCATTAGTATGATAACTGTCCAGATAGCAGCATTGCCACTCGGCAAGATCATGGCTAGAGTGTTGCCTACGAGGAAATTTAAGATAGGATCATGGGAGTTTTCGTTTAATCCAGGACCATTTTATATGAAAGAACATGTATTGATTTCGATATTTGCAAATTGTGGTTCTGGGACAGCATATGCTGTTTCAATTGTGACTATTATTAAGGCATTCTATCTCAGGAACATCTCCTTCGTGGCTGGTTGGATTCTAGTTGTTACTACTCAG GTTCTGGGATATGGATGGGCAGGGATTATGAGAAAGTATGTGGTAGACCCTGCAGAAATGTGGTGGCCTGGTAATATGGTTCTAGTCTCTCTTTTCAG GGCTCTCCATGAAAAAGATGCAGATGGGAAAAGCTCAAGAGGAAAATTCTTCTTAGTTGTATTAGCTTGCAGCTTCACTTGGTACATTGTCCCAGGCTTTCTGTTCCCAACATTATCAAACATTTCTTTACTCTGCTTATTCTACCCAAAATCAGTACTAGCCCAACAAATTGGTTCAGGAATGAAAGGCCTTGGAATTTTGTCATTCACTTTTGATTGGTCAGTTGTAGCATCATATCTTGGTAGCCCTCTAGTCTGTCCCTTATTTGCCATTATCAATGTTATAGTGGGCTATGTTGCTGTGGTCTATATACTCATTCCAATATCCTATTGGGGATTCAACATCTACAACGCCAGGACTTTTCCTCTGTTGTCTTCACATTTGTTTAATGCTCAAGGGCAGACATATGATATTACAGCTATTGTTAATGACAAGTTTGAGTTAGACGAGATGGCATATGCAAAAGAAGGACGCATAAATATAAGCACTTTCTTTGCTCTTACTTATGGCCTGAATTTCGCTGCTGTCGTGGCTACTCTTGCTCAAGTTGCTCTATTCAATGGAAA GGAAACATATGAGCGATTCCGAGCTATAAACTCAGGAAAACCTGATATCCACACAAGACTTATGAAGAAATATGCAGACATCCCTAGCTGGTGGTTTCACGGGATGCTTGTACTTTCATTGGCTTTGTCACTTGTACTATGCATCGTCTGGGAAGATCAAGTTCAACTTCCGTGGTGGGGGCTTCTTTTTGCAGCTGCCATTGCCTTGATTTTCACTCTCCCCATAAGCATCATTACAGCCACGACAAACATG ACGCCAGGGCTAAACGTGATCACAGAGTATATTATCGGTCTAATAATTCCAGGGAGACCAATAGCCAATGTTTGCTTTAAAACATTTGGGTATATTAGTATGTCACAGGCAGTTTCATTTCTCTCGGATTTTAAGCTTGGCCACTATATGAAGATTCCTCCAAGATCAATGTTCATTGTTCAG CTACTTGGAACTCTCATTGCTGGTACAATAAATATGAGTGTCGCGTGGTGGCTGCTTACAAACATTGATCATATATGCCAAGATCAACTGCTCCCTACAAATAGTCCGTGGACATGTCCAGGGAATCGCGTCTTCTTCGATGCATCAGTAATCTGGGGTTTAGTAGGACCTAAAAGAATGTTTGGTTCACTTGGAAATTACAGTGCACAGAACTGGTTCTTTCTTGGTGGTGCAATTGGACCACTTTTAGTATGGTTGTTACACAAAGCATTCCCAAGTCAAAGTTGGATTAAATTGATTAATATTCCAGTACTTCTAGGAGCAACAGCTGCTATGCCTCCAGCAACACCTTTGAACTTCAACAGCTGGATTTTCTTTGGTATATTGttcaatttcttcattttcagaTACAGAAAGAAATGGTGGCAAAAGTATAATTATGTTCTTTCAGCTGCATTGGATGCTGGTTTGGCTTTtatgggagtgtttatatatttCTGTCTTGGTGATGTTAAGTTTTCTTGGTGGGGAACTGGGGGAGAATATTGTGATTTGGCTACTTGTCCTACTACCAAGGGCATAGTTGTTGAAGGATGTCCTTTGCGTTGA